One genomic segment of Kogia breviceps isolate mKogBre1 chromosome 11, mKogBre1 haplotype 1, whole genome shotgun sequence includes these proteins:
- the FBXO11 gene encoding F-box only protein 11: MNSVRAANRRPRRVSRPRPVQQQQQQQQQQPPQQPPPQPPQQQPPQQQPPPPPQQQQQPPPPPPPPPPLPQERNNAGERDDDVPADMVAEESGPGAQNSPYQLRRKTLLPKRTACPTKSSMEGASTSATENFFGHRAKRARVSGKSQDLSAAPAEQYLQEKLPDEVVLKIFSYLLEQDLCRAACVCKRFSELANDPILWKRLYMEVFEYTRPMMHPEPGKFYQINPEEYEHPNPWKESFQQLYKGAHVKPGFAEHFYSNPARYKGRENMLYYDTIEDALGGVQEAHFDGLIFVHSGIYTDEWIYIESPITMIGAAPGKVADKVIIENTRDSTFVFMEGSEDAYVGYMTIRFNPDDKSAQHHNAHHCLEITVNCSPIIDHCIIRSTCTVGSAVCVSGQGACPTIKHCNISDCENVGLYITDHAQGIYEDNEISNNALAGIWVKNHGNPIIRRNHIHHGRDVGVFTFDHGMGYFESCNIHRNRIAGFEVKAYANPTVVRCEIHHGQTGGIYVHEKGRGQFIENKIYANNFAGVWITSNSDPTIRGNSIFNGNQGGVYIFGDGRGLIEGNDIYGNALAGIQIRTNSCPIVRHNKIHDGQHGGIYVHEKGQGVIEENEVYSNTLAGVWVTTGSTPVLRRNRIHSGKQVGVYFYDNGHGVLEDNDIYNHMYSGVQIRTGSNPKIRRNKIWGGQNGGILVYNSGLGCIEDNEIFDNAMAGVWIKTDSNPTLRRNKIHDGRDGGICIFNGGRGLLEENDIFRNAQAGVLISTNSHPVLRKNRIFDGFAAGIEITNHATATLEGNQIFNNRFGGLFLASGVNVTMKDNKIMNNQDAIEKAVSRGQCLYKISSYTSYPMHDFYRCHTCNTTDRNAICVNCIKKCHQGHDVEFIRHDRFFCDCGAGTLSNPCTLAGEPTHDTDTLYDSAPPIESNTLQHN, translated from the exons ATGATGATGTACCTGCAGATATGGTTGCAGAAGAATCGGGTCCTGGTGCACAAAATAGTCCATACCAACTTCGTAGGAAAACTCTTTTGCCAAAAAGAACAGCGTGTCCTACAAAGAGCAGTATGGAG ggtgCTTCAACTTCAGCTACAGAAAACTTTTTTGGACATCGTGCAAAACGTGCCAGAGTCTCTGGAAAATCACAAGATCTATCAG CAGCACCTGCTGAACAGTATCTTCAGGAGAAACTGCCAGATGAAGTGGTTCTAAAAATCTTCTCTTACTTGCTGGAACAGGATCTTTGTAGAGCAGCTTGTGTGTGTAAACGCTTCAGTGAGCTTGCTAATGATCCAATTTTGTG GAAACGATTATACATGGAAGTATTTGAATATACCCGCCCTATGATGCATCCTGAACCTGGCAAATTCTACCAGATTAATCCAGAAGAATATGAACATCCAAATCCTTGGAAAGAGAGTTTCCAGCAGTTG TATAAAGGTGCACATGTAAAGCCAGGATTTGCTGAACATTTCTACAGTAACCCTGCAAGatacaaaggaagagaaaatatgttG tattacgATACAATTGAAGATGCTCTTGGTGGGGTACAAGAAGCTCATTTTGATGGACTTATCTTTGTTCATTCTGGAATATATactgatgaatggatatataTTGAATCTCCAATCACCATGATTGGTGCAG caCCTGGGAAAGTAGCAGACAAAGTTATAATTGAAAACACTAGAGATTCAACCTTCGTTTTTATGGAAGGTTCCGAGGATGCTTATGTTGGATATATGACAATAAGG TTTAACCCTGATGACAAATCTGCTCAACACCACAATGCACACCACTGCTTAGAGATTACAGTAAATTGTAGCCCTATTATTGATCACTGTATCATCCGAAGTACATGTACAG TTGGCTCTGCAGTATGTGTTAGTGGTCAAGGAGCATGTCCCACTATCAAGCACTGTAACATCAGTGACTGTGAAAATGTTGGACTTTATATAACAGATCATGcacag GGAATATACGAAGATAATGAAATTTCCAATAATGCTTTAGCTGGGATTTGGGTTAAAAATCATGGAAACCCAATTATTAGACGGAATCATATTCATCATGGACGTGACGTTGGTGTGTTCACATTTGATCATGGCATG gGTTATTTTGAAAGTTGCAACATACACAGAAACAGGATAGCAGGCTTTGAAGTAAAAGCTTATGCTAACCCCACAGTGGTTCGATGTGAAATTCATCATGGGCAGACTGGAGGAATATATGTTCATGAAAAAGGAAGAGGACAGttcattgaaaataaaatctatgcAAACAACTTTGCAGGTGTATGGATTACCTCAAATAGTGACCCAACAATAag GGGCAATTCTATATTTAATGGAAATCAAGGTGGAGTTTACATCTTTGGTGATGGACGAGGCCTTATTGAAGGAAATGACATTTATG gcaaTGCATTAGCAGGAATTCAGATTAGGACAAACAGTTGTCCGATTGTTCGACATAACAAAATTCATGATGGCCAGCATGGTGGAATTTATGTG CATGAGAAAGGACAAGGCGTAATAGAAGAGAATGAAGTCTACAGTAATACTCTGGCTGGGGTCTGGGTGACAACTGGCAGCACTCCAGTACTGAGAAGAAACAGGATACACAGTGGCAAGCAG gttggtgtttatttttatgacaaTGGACATGGAGTACTAGAGGACAATGATATCTATAATCATATGTATTCAGGGGTTCAGATAAg GACTGGAAGCAACCCCAAAATTAGACGCAACAAAATCTGGGGaggacaaaatggtggaattctaGTTTATAATTCTG GTCTAGGTTGTAtagaagacaatgaaatatttgACAATGCAATGGCTGGAGTCTGGATTAAGACAGATAGTAATCCTAcactaagaagaaataaaatccatGATGGAAGAGATGGTGGCATCTGTATATTTAATGGGGGTCGAG gtCTCCTTGAAGAAAATGATATTTTCAGGAATGCTCAAGCAGGTGTTCTCATCAGCACTAATAGTCATCCAGTCTTGAGGAAAAACAGAATATTTGATGGATTTGCTGCAG GTATTGAAATTACAAATCATGCAACTGCAACACTAGAAGGCAATCAGATTTTTAACAACCGGTTTGGAGGCTTATTTTTAGCATCTGGTGTTAATGTGACAATGAAAG atAACAAAATAATGAACAATCAAGACGCCATAGAAAAGGCTGTTAGTAGAGGCcaatgtttatataaaatatcaagtTACACCAGCTACCCCATGCATGATTTCTACAg ATGTCACACTTGTAACACCACAGATCGAAATGCCATATGTGTGAACTGCATTAAGAAGTGCCATCAGGGACATGATGTAGAATTTATTAGACATGATAG gTTTTTCTGTGACTGTGGTGCTGGAACACTGTCTAATCCTTGTACATTAGCTGGTGAGCCTACACATGATACAGATACACTATATGACTCTGCTCCACCTATAGAATCTAACACATTGCAGCACAACTGA